The window TTGAGGATTTGAAAATTTGAGGATTTGAAGATGAATTTAATTTTCATACTACCCATTTTTTGCACTCGCTATAATTTTTGATACTATTTTATTGATCACCTTCAACTTCTCAATCAATGACATACTAAATGGATAACCCTTGGAAAACTGGCAAAGCAATAGGAAATACTCAGTCTCGTCGGCTTCCTTGGCAGCTATTTTAAATTTGTGTATAAAATCATTTTTGCTTTCTGCGTTTTGTGCCTCGCGTACATTAGCCCCAATTGATGTCCCGGATCTGATAATTTGTTTCGCAATAGCGAATTTCCTATTGGCTTCCAACTCCTCTGAAAACTCTATAATATCAAGTGCAAACTCAAAAGTCAATTTAACAATCAGGTTTTCTTTATCGTCTCTCATTAAAATATTATTCTACCAATTTTTATTCATTTTCAAATCTTCAAATTCTCAAATTTTCAAATTAACCTCACTGTCCTATGTTCAATCCGTTTTTCGTAATCTTTCCCCTGAAAAATCCGGTGAACGTAAATTCCTGGCGTATGGATATGATCGGGGTCCAGCTGTCCTGGTTCAACAAGTTCCTCTACTTCGGCAATGGTTATCTTGCCGGCCATGGCCATAACTGGGTTAAAATTCCGGGCGGTTGATTTATAGATGAGGTTGCCCATGGTATCACCTTTCCAGGCTTTTACAATGGCAAAATCGGCATCGAAGGCCATCTCCATCAGGTAATCTTTACCATTAAAATTGCGCACTTCTTTGCCTATAGCTACCTCGGTACCTACTCCAGCCGGGGTAAAAATAGCGGGCATGCCGTACCCCGCAGCCATACAGCGGGTTGCCAGGGTGCCCTGGGGTATCAATTCTACCTCCAGTTCGCCGCTCAACAGCTGATGTTCAAATTCAGCATTTTCTCCTACGTATGATGAAATCATTTTTTTTACCTGGCGTTGCTGCAGCATCAGGCCGATGCCAAAATCATCAACGCCGGCATTATTACTAATACAAGTAAGCTGCTTTATTCCTTTTTTTACCAGTGCGGCTATACATTTTTCGGGTAATCCGCATAAACCAAAACCACCCAGCATCAGGGTCATACCATCCCGGATGTCGCGGATGGCCTCATCGGCATCACTAACTACTTTGTTCATGTTTTATAATTGGTTATTTCAAAACTACTGATAAGAGTCAAGAATCAAGAGTCAGGAATCAAGATTTTTTAATTGGCGTTCACCGACGATAAATTATTCTTCCACCATATTGAAGCTGTCTTAAATCTTGCTCTTTAACTTTCGACCTTCAACTCTATCTCAATAATTAAAAAATTAAAACAATTAGAAAATTCAAATATTATAATTATGCATCAACACATAAAACCTATGGAATTAAAAGACACCGGGTTTGGTGAAAGTAATAACTTACCAAACGAACAAACGCCAAATAAACCTAACGCATATCGCGTAGATGACGATGATAACCTGACGGAAGAAAACCTGCAGCATGGCTACCCGACTTCAAAAGACAACATGAAAAGGCAAGATGCTCCGGGTATGGAAGGCCGCGGCATGGGCGGGCAAAGTTTTGGCGAAAACAACCTGACCCCATCGGGTGATGATCCGGCCAACCCATCGCAAAACGCTGGTTATAACAATGAGTATTTCCGCCGCACGCAGCCATCTGAAGAGCACCCGGAGAATAATAATTTTAAGGATCTCAACCAGTCAGGGTATTCCGATTACAATGCGGCTACAGGTAGTCAGGGTAACGGCGAAAATGCCGGCAGCGAGAAAGACGAAAAACCAGATGAATCGCAGCAACAATACCAGGAAGGTACTGCCGATGATGACGGTCAAGGCCAAAACAAACAGGCAAACATTCCCGGACCAAATGAGGTTCCAGATCAGCAGAAAGTTGGTGAATAAAAATAGATATGCATATCTACAGATTTCAGATGTGCAGATGTTTTCTGAACTCGGATTTTTCAGATTAAAGGATTTACAAGAAAGGTGGTTTTATAAATCAAAATCTAAAAAATCCGGTAAATCTTGTTAACCAAGTTCGGACAAAATCATCTGCACATCTGAAATTTGAAATCTGCACATTTGTCACCACTTAATATTCTTATCCATAAAGGCTATCAGGTCATCGGCCATAGCCTGCTGCTCTTTGGCGCTTGGGTGTCCCGGTGTATTTTTGTAGGGGATCATGTGGGTGTAAATACCTTTATCGCTTAAACTTGCAACCGCTTTTTCGATATATCCGGGCCATGGCGAACCGTCTTTAGTGGCATCCATACTGCCCAAGATGCAAAGAATTTGAGCTTTTGGATATTTTTTGCGGATATTTTTCACCAGCTCCCGGTACGCTTTGATAATTTGATCGGCCTCGGGTGGTTTTGTGCCGAACCGCTCTTTAAATTGCGGGTTATCAGGTATTTTAACTATCCACGAATCATTTTGGAACAGGTTGATAACCACTACATCGGGTGTATATTTTGTAAAATCCCATAGGCTTGTCGGGTCGGTTGGGTCAAGGCGGTTATACATTTCGGGCATGATGAGCGGGAACCAGCTAACCATTACGCCGATGCCACTTTTAGCTGTAGCCACATAAGCTGCATCATAATGACGAGCCGTTATAGCGGCGTAGCTAATGTAGCCGTTTTCATAAGGCGCACTCCCCCTATCCTGCCCGGTGGTGTCCTCAACAGCGTAACCACAGGTGATGGAGTTGCCAAAAAATTCAATTTTGCGTTTTTTAACCGCTGGCGGCGGTAATATTGATGACCCTTTATCTAAAATAAACTGCACAAAAGTGGTTTTGCCCTTATCCCATTCGGTGCGCTTAAACAGCTCAAGGCTATGGTTACCGTCGGGCAGGCCCTCGGCAAGGGTGTATGTTTTTTGGGCATTCTCCAGGTGTAAGGTATTGATTACCTTACCATCTACAATAATTGTGAAATAATTTTCGCCTCGCTCATCCTGTAACACGGCTGATACGCCGGTGCCTTTAAAGTTAATTACAGCCGATGACCCTGTCCAGTAAAATTCCGCAGCCTCATCGGTCATGTTAATACGGCCGGTATAGCGGATATGGGTATCCTTGCTTTTGAGCACCAGGCTTTGCGCCTGGCAAGTTGATAGGGCTCCTGAAGTTACCAGGAACAGAATTATAAAGTAAAGTCTACGCATTTTTTTGCCGGTTTACAGGCCTAATTTATGAAATTTGCCGACGCAAAACAAGCCTGCAAATACCCGTCCTGCCAGGCATCTTTCTAAACCCTTTCAAACACCAAACCCACACCTTTGAATACCTTTACAAGCGCTGTTGAAGCACCCAGCCAACTAATGACCAATGACAGCGCAGCGAAATGACCAATGACGCGAAGCCCTAATCAACCGGTGTGCCAAATTGTAACAGGTAACCGTTGTAATCGTAAATGGCAAATTCGCGCATGCCAAAATCAAAGGTTTCAATGGGGTAGCAAATAATGGCCTGCTCCTTCAATTCTTTCCACAACTCGTCAACCTTATCGGTGCGGATGTACAACGAGCCGGTAAACTTAGGCATTCCGAAAGGCTCATGCTCATTGGGTAAGGCAAACATGATCTCGATATCATCCCGGCTAACTGTTGCCCAGCCCCAGCGTTCATCATAGCCAATACAGGTGAAGCCAAGGTTACTGATGTAATAATCTACCGTTTCCCGTACCTGCCGGGTATATAACATTGGAGTGATAGTTTTTAAGGCCATTGGTTTATAATATTTGGAAAATATACTAACTTTTTCAATATCCAAAACCATCCTTTGATCTTTGAGCCTCGTTTGCATCAAACAAGTTACTCAGGGCACTATTTTTGATCTTTTTGTCGCGGTTATCCCTCTTTATAGGCATTATCATTTGCTATAGTACCGCGGCGCTTATAGTAGCCGGCGAGAAAAACAATAAGCTATAACAGAAAACGACACCTTTCCATAGCTTTTATAAAGGATAATTTATTTCAAATAAACATAAGTTATCCCATCGCCGCCCCTATCGGCGTGCTCGTCTTCCAATCTGTCAACCTGGTCGTATTTTTTGAGGTACTGGCGAATCATTTTGCGCAAAATACCGTCGCCTCTACCGTGGATGATTTTAAGGTTACCAAAACCCATCATCAGTGCACGGTCAAACAGTTTTTCAATATTGTGCAGGGCATCCTCGGTGCGCTGGCCACGTACGTCAATCTCCGGACTAAAATTAGCAAAATCGCTGGTATGCGAGTTCATCGTCCGCCTTACCTCTTTGGGTACCGATGATTTGCTCACCCGCTCCACCTTTTTCTTTTTAGCCACGGTGCGCAAATCGCCAATTGCAATTACCACGTTATCGCGGATGATCTCTATCACCTGCCCGGTAGTTTCCGAGTCGGTTAATTTTACCCAGTCGCCAGGCTTCAGTTCCTCCTCAGCGGCTGCAGCCGGGCTTTGTTTTACCGGCTCAACCTTTACCGTGTTCTTTTTAAGTTCAATATTCAGGTTTTCGCGCAGGGTGCGGGTTTTTTCTTTATCGGCATTGCTGCTTTTAATTTCGGATATGGTGTTTTCAACCAGCTTATTGGCGTTCAGGATAATATTTTTGGCCTGGTCTTTAGCCTCACGTATCAGTACTTTTTTATTTTCGTCCAGGTAGCTTTTCAGTTTTTCGTTCTCGGCCTGCAACTCGTTAACCTTGCGCTGTTGCTTATCCAGTTTTTGTTTGGTTTCAAATATCTCGCGTTTTTCGCGTTCCAGGTCAACCAACAGGGTATCTACCTTTTTCTGGCCTTCGCTTATTTTATTACGGGCCAGGTTAAGTACGTTTGGCGGCAGGCCTATTTTTTGGGCTATCTCAAAAGCGTACGAGCTGCCGGGTTTACCAACTTCCAGGCGGTAAAGCGGCTTCATCTCTACGTTATTAAACAGCATCGATGCATTCTCGATCCCTTCGGTATTGCTGGCGAATATCTTGAGGTTGCTATAGTGCGTGGTTACCATCCCCCTCACCTTTTTATGGTTCAGCGATTCCAGTACGGCTTCGGCAATGGGGCCGCCAAATTGCGGGTCGGTACCGGTACCAAACTCATCAATCAGTATCAGGGTTTTACCATTAGCCTGCTCCACAAAATTTTTCATTTTGGATAGGTGGGCGCTGTAAGTACTCAAATCGCTCTCGATAGATTGATCATCCCCTATATCAACAAACATTTGCTTAAACACCCCTATCACGCTGGCCTCAGCAGCCGGTATCAGCAAGCCAGCCTGTACCATCATTTGCAACAGGCCTACGGTTTTCATACAAACAGATTTACCGCCGGCATTGGGGCCCGATACCACGATAATGCGTGTGCCTTCATCAATCTGTACATTTAAAGGCACAACCGTTTTTTGCTCCTTTTTAAAGTTCAGAAACAGCAATGGGTGGCGGGCGTTAAATAATTTCAGCCTTGGTTCGTTCACCACCTGGGGCATTTCGCCTTCAATATCAATGGCAAACAGGGCCTTGGCGCGTACAAAATCAAGCTTGGTCAATAAGGCATGGTACGATAACAAAAGCGGCGCATAAGGTCTTAACTCGGTTGTTAAGGCTGTCAATATCTTTACAATCTCGCGGCGGCGCTCAAATTCCAGGTCGCGTACGCGGTTGTTGAGGGTAAATACCTCTTCGGGTTCCATGTAAACGGTTTGGCCCGAGGCCGATTCATCGTGAATAAAACCTTTTAGCTTACGCTTGTTTTCGGCAAGTAGCGGGATACACAACCTGCCATCGCGTACCGTAAGCGATCCATCTGCAGTCCAGCCGCTTGATGATGCATTTTTAAAAATCTGGTCGATTTTTTTGCGGGCTTCCTGCTCGGCTTTGGCTATGCCCGATGTTATTTCCTGCAATTCGCGCGATGCATTGGGGCGTATTTTCCCTTTGGGATCAATAACGGCATCTATCTTTTTCAGGATGGCTTTCTCAATAGGCAGGTGCTCAAAAAGCGCCTCCAGGTTAGGGTAAAGTCCTTCTCGCTCGCTAAAATAAGCGATAACGGCAAATACGGTTTGCAGGGAAGCCTGCACCTGGTAAAACTCCTCCTCGCTCAAAAAAACACCTTCTATACGGGCTTTATTGGCCAGGGATTTAATATCAAAAAAATGGTGAATGGGTAGTGCAGCGTCGTTTACCAGGATATTTTTAAACTCGTTGGCCTGGCTCAAAAACTTGGCAATTTGGTCGTAATTGCTCATCACCTGTATCTTATCAACCATTTGCTGGCCCATCTCGCTCAGGCAATGAGCTTTTATTAATTCCTTTACTTCGGTAAACCCAAGCTTATCTACACTATTAATTGGGTACAGCATTAAGTTTTTTTCTATGTTTTAATTTTTTTGCCGAGTCGATTTTTGAATTCATTGCTCGTTTAGTTTTTGCTTGTTTAGCCAAATCGGCCTTTAACGAATCGGCTTTGTGGGCCATTACCCTTTCCCTGATTTTTGCCTGCTTAACCGAATCGGCTTTTTGGGCAGGTGTTTTTGGTTTAAGGAGCGCTTTCCGTACCGAATCTGCTTTTAGCGAATCGGCCTTTTGGGTAGTTGCGCGTTGTTTGTTTTGAGCCAGGTTAACAGAATCTGACATGGTTTTTATCCTAACCTCAACAGAATCATATATTTTAAACAGCTTGTCGGGTTCGCTGGCGTAATACTGCATGCTTTTCCTGAACTGGGCCGAATCGGTATCGAATTTCCTGAAAGCATCTAAATATTTGCCCATGCCATATTTGTACAGGCTATCGCCCCCCTGCAAGCCGTTATACAACGATCCATCTATCAGGTGTATCTGCACCAGTAAGCCAGTCATTTTTTGGGGCTGGATAAATTTTGAGGGGACACTATCGCTTTTGCAACCGCACAAAAAAAGTGTTACTGAAAAAAACAAGGTCAAGTATTTATACATTCTGTAATTTAGCGGCTGATTAATTAAGCAAATTTACGGATAAATGAGCATTGCAGATAATATCAAAAGCTTAAAAAAAGAAACGGAGGCCGGCAAGGTAATATTGTTAGCCGTATCAAAAACAAAACCGGCTGCCGAAGTGCAGGAAGCATACGATGCCGGGCAGCGTTTATTTGGCGAAAACCAGGTACAGGAACTGGTTGAAAAGTATGAGCAATTGCCCAAAGATATTGAATGGCACCTGATTGGCCACCTGCAAACCAATAAGGTAAAGTACATAGCACCTTTTGTAAGCATGATACAATCTGTTGATAGCATAAAGCTGCTGCAGGAGATAAACAAACACGCCCAAAAGGCCGACAGGGTAATTGATTGCCTGCTGCAAATTTATATTGCCGACGAGGAAACCAAATTTGGGTTGGGTTTTGATGAAGCGATAGATCTGCTACGATCGGATGAATTTGCAGCTTGTAAAAACATCCGCATCCGCGGACTGATGGGCATT is drawn from Mucilaginibacter ginsenosidivorax and contains these coding sequences:
- a CDS encoding four helix bundle protein; its protein translation is MRDDKENLIVKLTFEFALDIIEFSEELEANRKFAIAKQIIRSGTSIGANVREAQNAESKNDFIHKFKIAAKEADETEYFLLLCQFSKGYPFSMSLIEKLKVINKIVSKIIASAKNG
- a CDS encoding CoA transferase subunit A, whose amino-acid sequence is MNKVVSDADEAIRDIRDGMTLMLGGFGLCGLPEKCIAALVKKGIKQLTCISNNAGVDDFGIGLMLQQRQVKKMISSYVGENAEFEHQLLSGELEVELIPQGTLATRCMAAGYGMPAIFTPAGVGTEVAIGKEVRNFNGKDYLMEMAFDADFAIVKAWKGDTMGNLIYKSTARNFNPVMAMAGKITIAEVEELVEPGQLDPDHIHTPGIYVHRIFQGKDYEKRIEHRTVRLI
- a CDS encoding SGNH/GDSL hydrolase family protein; the encoded protein is MRRLYFIILFLVTSGALSTCQAQSLVLKSKDTHIRYTGRINMTDEAAEFYWTGSSAVINFKGTGVSAVLQDERGENYFTIIVDGKVINTLHLENAQKTYTLAEGLPDGNHSLELFKRTEWDKGKTTFVQFILDKGSSILPPPAVKKRKIEFFGNSITCGYAVEDTTGQDRGSAPYENGYISYAAITARHYDAAYVATAKSGIGVMVSWFPLIMPEMYNRLDPTDPTSLWDFTKYTPDVVVINLFQNDSWIVKIPDNPQFKERFGTKPPEADQIIKAYRELVKNIRKKYPKAQILCILGSMDATKDGSPWPGYIEKAVASLSDKGIYTHMIPYKNTPGHPSAKEQQAMADDLIAFMDKNIKW
- a CDS encoding VOC family protein, whose amino-acid sequence is MALKTITPMLYTRQVRETVDYYISNLGFTCIGYDERWGWATVSRDDIEIMFALPNEHEPFGMPKFTGSLYIRTDKVDELWKELKEQAIICYPIETFDFGMREFAIYDYNGYLLQFGTPVD
- a CDS encoding endonuclease MutS2 produces the protein MLYPINSVDKLGFTEVKELIKAHCLSEMGQQMVDKIQVMSNYDQIAKFLSQANEFKNILVNDAALPIHHFFDIKSLANKARIEGVFLSEEEFYQVQASLQTVFAVIAYFSEREGLYPNLEALFEHLPIEKAILKKIDAVIDPKGKIRPNASRELQEITSGIAKAEQEARKKIDQIFKNASSSGWTADGSLTVRDGRLCIPLLAENKRKLKGFIHDESASGQTVYMEPEEVFTLNNRVRDLEFERRREIVKILTALTTELRPYAPLLLSYHALLTKLDFVRAKALFAIDIEGEMPQVVNEPRLKLFNARHPLLFLNFKKEQKTVVPLNVQIDEGTRIIVVSGPNAGGKSVCMKTVGLLQMMVQAGLLIPAAEASVIGVFKQMFVDIGDDQSIESDLSTYSAHLSKMKNFVEQANGKTLILIDEFGTGTDPQFGGPIAEAVLESLNHKKVRGMVTTHYSNLKIFASNTEGIENASMLFNNVEMKPLYRLEVGKPGSSYAFEIAQKIGLPPNVLNLARNKISEGQKKVDTLLVDLEREKREIFETKQKLDKQQRKVNELQAENEKLKSYLDENKKVLIREAKDQAKNIILNANKLVENTISEIKSSNADKEKTRTLRENLNIELKKNTVKVEPVKQSPAAAAEEELKPGDWVKLTDSETTGQVIEIIRDNVVIAIGDLRTVAKKKKVERVSKSSVPKEVRRTMNSHTSDFANFSPEIDVRGQRTEDALHNIEKLFDRALMMGFGNLKIIHGRGDGILRKMIRQYLKKYDQVDRLEDEHADRGGDGITYVYLK
- a CDS encoding DUF4296 domain-containing protein produces the protein MYKYLTLFFSVTLFLCGCKSDSVPSKFIQPQKMTGLLVQIHLIDGSLYNGLQGGDSLYKYGMGKYLDAFRKFDTDSAQFRKSMQYYASEPDKLFKIYDSVEVRIKTMSDSVNLAQNKQRATTQKADSLKADSVRKALLKPKTPAQKADSVKQAKIRERVMAHKADSLKADLAKQAKTKRAMNSKIDSAKKLKHRKKLNAVPN
- a CDS encoding YggS family pyridoxal phosphate-dependent enzyme yields the protein MSIADNIKSLKKETEAGKVILLAVSKTKPAAEVQEAYDAGQRLFGENQVQELVEKYEQLPKDIEWHLIGHLQTNKVKYIAPFVSMIQSVDSIKLLQEINKHAQKADRVIDCLLQIYIADEETKFGLGFDEAIDLLRSDEFAACKNIRIRGLMGIATNTDNEKQIKEEYYELKTFFDGIKVSYFRKDDSFNILSMGMSSDYKIAIEQGSNMVRLGSTIFGTRVVKHWKNN